Genomic segment of Acinetobacter larvae:
GGGAGAATTATTTGATGCACAAAATTACTGCAAGGACCTATCCATCCACCATGTCTTTACGCTGTTTTGAAGCATCAGCACGATTTTTAAGCTTTACCAAAGCTGCGCAGGTTCTACATATGACGCAAAGCGCAGTCAGTAAACAGGTCGCACACTTAGAAGACAATCTCAATACCTGTTTATTTGAGCGAACATTAAAAGGCTTAGCGCTGACACCAACCGGAAAGTTATTTTTACAACAGACACAACTGATCTTAAATAAAATCGAAATTTCGGTGCTCAATATCTTGGCTTATGGCAGCGAAGCAGAAGCCGTTAATATCGCCGCCCATCCAACGCTATGTGCACGCTGGTTAATCCAAATCTTAAAAGGCTTTGGGCAGCAACATCCACAGATCCATTTAGACATTCAAGAACAGATTACCTCGACTGAAATAGAAAACCAGCAAACCGATATTGCCTTTTTATATGGTGAAGGGATTTGGCGCGATATGACCAGTGTCAAACTCTTTGAAGAGCGCTGCGTTGCCGTATGTTCTCCTGAGCTTATTCCCCAAGCATTTAGTCATTTAGAAGA
This window contains:
- a CDS encoding LysR substrate-binding domain-containing protein, coding for MHKITARTYPSTMSLRCFEASARFLSFTKAAQVLHMTQSAVSKQVAHLEDNLNTCLFERTLKGLALTPTGKLFLQQTQLILNKIEISVLNILAYGSEAEAVNIAAHPTLCARWLIQILKGFGQQHPQIHLDIQEQITSTEIENQQTDIAFLYGEGIWRDMTSVKLFEERCVAVCSPELIPQAFSHLEDFCCHVLIQSRSRPRAWDEYFQSQGFINEQPFIGPRFDTFYSCINAAITGCGIALIPKFLVEKELDSGELILAWSYEMNSHNAYYMTYPTSMAKIPKVATVVHWIQNHLHSTPTPPTHSASL